Proteins encoded in a region of the Rhizobium sp. CC-YZS058 genome:
- a CDS encoding STAS domain-containing protein — translation MPARKAAPKTLALAPVLDLNEASALHAKLMELRGNPVEVDASAVERVGALCVQVLMAGAKTWEEEKLSFSFSKMSDAFTKTTQLIGVDVDRLMAKEN, via the coding sequence ATGCCTGCACGCAAAGCCGCACCGAAAACGCTGGCGCTCGCGCCCGTCCTCGATCTCAACGAGGCAAGCGCGCTGCATGCGAAACTGATGGAACTGCGCGGCAACCCCGTCGAGGTGGATGCCTCGGCGGTGGAGCGGGTCGGTGCACTTTGCGTCCAGGTCCTGATGGCCGGGGCGAAGACCTGGGAAGAGGAAAAACTGTCCTTCAGCTTTTCGAAGATGTCGGACGCGTTCACGAAAACCACACAGCTCATCGGCGTCGATGTCGACCGTCTGATGGCCAAGGAGAATTGA
- a CDS encoding DUF930 domain-containing protein, producing the protein MIRRGAATTLFLALAGGKAFAIDQAMVRQFEKLDPQTRLEQRCDTEAMERITQGKNSFKADKVIAYAFSDPTIDKTRIEAPGAVFRSKGEWYRLAFRCRTETDRIGIVSFSYQIGARVPKDQWRAHYLYP; encoded by the coding sequence ATGATTCGACGCGGCGCCGCGACCACTCTTTTCCTCGCCCTCGCCGGTGGCAAGGCCTTCGCAATAGACCAGGCCATGGTCCGTCAATTCGAGAAGCTCGATCCGCAGACGCGGTTGGAACAGCGATGCGATACGGAAGCCATGGAGCGGATCACCCAGGGCAAGAACAGCTTCAAGGCGGACAAGGTCATCGCCTACGCCTTCTCCGATCCGACGATCGACAAGACGCGGATCGAGGCGCCGGGCGCGGTGTTTCGCAGCAAGGGCGAATGGTACCGCCTGGCGTTCCGCTGCCGTACGGAAACCGACCGGATCGGCATCGTCTCCTTCAGCTATCAGATCGGCGCGCGCGTGCCGAAGGACCAGTGGCGGGCCCACTATCTCTATCCGTAA
- a CDS encoding chemotaxis response regulator protein-glutamate methylesterase, with the protein MNAPARVLVVDDSATMRGLITAVLNADPAVSVVGQAADALQARQAIKDLDPDVVTLDIEMPNMNGLDFLEKIMRLRPMPVIMVSTLTHKGAEASVAALEIGAFDCVGKPAPGELHPFADLAEKVKAAARSQRKYILSGNKNAAALGHANTNAHASPSVDYRAGRKIIAIGSSTGGVEALITVLQKFPANCPPTVITQHMPLNFTKSFAERLNRLCAPTVEEATDGARLEIGRIYLAPGGDRHLQVVNPHAPVCRLVDREPVNGHRPSVDVLFDSVAELAGRNAIGVILTGMGRDGASGLLKMRKAGARTFGQNEKTCVVYGMPRVAHEIGAVETQLPLTAIGEEVLKSAAARREGTE; encoded by the coding sequence ATGAACGCACCGGCACGTGTTCTCGTGGTGGACGATTCGGCGACCATGCGTGGCCTGATCACCGCCGTGCTCAATGCGGATCCTGCAGTCAGCGTCGTCGGCCAGGCCGCCGATGCGCTGCAGGCGCGTCAGGCGATCAAGGATCTCGATCCCGACGTCGTCACGCTCGACATCGAGATGCCGAACATGAACGGCCTCGATTTTCTGGAAAAGATCATGCGGCTGCGGCCCATGCCGGTCATCATGGTCTCAACGCTGACCCACAAGGGCGCCGAGGCCTCGGTGGCGGCGCTGGAAATCGGCGCCTTCGACTGTGTCGGCAAGCCGGCGCCGGGCGAGTTGCACCCCTTCGCCGATCTGGCGGAGAAGGTGAAGGCTGCTGCCCGCTCGCAGCGCAAATACATCCTCAGCGGCAACAAGAACGCCGCTGCGCTCGGACACGCCAATACCAATGCTCACGCAAGCCCCAGCGTCGATTATCGCGCCGGGCGCAAGATCATCGCCATCGGTTCCTCGACCGGTGGCGTCGAGGCCCTGATCACCGTCCTGCAGAAGTTTCCTGCCAATTGCCCGCCGACGGTGATCACCCAGCATATGCCGCTGAACTTCACCAAGAGCTTCGCCGAGCGGCTGAACCGCCTCTGCGCGCCGACGGTGGAGGAAGCGACAGATGGGGCCCGGCTAGAAATCGGCCGGATCTATCTGGCCCCGGGCGGCGACCGCCATCTCCAGGTCGTCAATCCGCATGCACCGGTCTGTCGGCTGGTGGATCGTGAGCCGGTGAATGGTCACCGGCCCTCGGTCGATGTTCTGTTCGATTCCGTTGCGGAGCTTGCCGGGCGCAATGCCATCGGCGTGATCCTGACGGGCATGGGACGCGACGGTGCCTCCGGCCTGCTCAAGATGCGCAAGGCCGGTGCCCGCACGTTCGGACAAAATGAAAAGACATGTGTGGTCTACGGCATGCCGCGGGTCGCCCACGAGATCGGCGCTGTAGAAACGCAATTGCCCCTCACCGCAATCGGGGAAGAAGTGTTGAAAAGCGCTGCCGCCCGAAGAGAAGGAACTGAATGA
- a CDS encoding GlsB/YeaQ/YmgE family stress response membrane protein — protein sequence MGIESLLIFLLIGAIAGWLAGLIVSGFGFGLLGNIIIGILGAVIAGYLFPALGFSLGGGILAAIVHATIGAILLLLLIRVIKRA from the coding sequence ATGGGCATTGAATCGCTGCTTATCTTTCTTCTCATCGGTGCCATCGCCGGCTGGCTGGCCGGGCTGATCGTCTCGGGCTTCGGCTTCGGGCTGCTCGGCAATATCATCATCGGCATTCTCGGCGCGGTGATTGCCGGCTATCTTTTCCCCGCACTGGGCTTCAGCCTCGGCGGCGGCATCCTTGCGGCCATCGTGCATGCGACGATCGGCGCGATCCTCCTCTTGCTTCTGATCCGCGTGATCAAGCGGGCCTGA
- a CDS encoding chemotaxis protein CheW, producing MTFAKTMINDARELIAFRIGDQEFCVDIMSVREIRGWTPATPMPHSPYYMLGVINLRGAVLPIVDLAVRFGMRPSEPTVRHVIIVAQVRSKVVGLLVEAVSDILTVTNDNIQPTPDMSSDFERTFARGVLAIDKRMICLIELDAVFPDTESEAA from the coding sequence ATGACGTTTGCGAAGACGATGATCAACGATGCTCGGGAGCTGATCGCGTTTCGGATCGGTGACCAGGAATTTTGCGTGGACATCATGTCCGTGCGGGAAATCCGCGGCTGGACGCCGGCAACACCCATGCCGCATTCGCCGTATTACATGCTCGGTGTCATCAATCTGCGGGGCGCGGTGCTGCCCATCGTGGATCTTGCGGTGCGCTTCGGAATGCGCCCGTCGGAGCCTACGGTGCGGCATGTCATCATCGTCGCGCAGGTGCGCAGCAAGGTTGTTGGACTGCTGGTCGAAGCCGTTTCCGATATTTTGACGGTTACGAACGACAATATCCAGCCAACCCCGGACATGAGTTCGGACTTTGAACGAACCTTCGCGCGCGGTGTGCTCGCGATCGACAAACGCATGATCTGCCTCATCGAATTGGATGCCGTCTTCCCCGACACCGAAAGCGAAGCCGCATGA
- a CDS encoding response regulator, with translation MSIAEKIKVLIVDDQVTSRLLLGEALQSLGFKQITVAADGEQGMKIMAQQPHHLVISDFNMPKMDGLGLLQAVRTNPNTKKAAFIMLTAQGDRALVTKAAALGANNVLAKPFTIEKMKAAIEAVFGALK, from the coding sequence ATGTCGATCGCCGAGAAAATCAAAGTCCTGATCGTCGATGATCAGGTAACCAGCCGTCTTCTGCTCGGTGAAGCTCTGCAAAGCCTTGGCTTCAAGCAGATCACCGTCGCCGCGGATGGCGAGCAGGGCATGAAGATCATGGCGCAGCAGCCGCATCACCTGGTCATTTCGGACTTCAACATGCCGAAGATGGACGGGCTCGGCCTGCTGCAGGCCGTGCGCACCAATCCCAACACGAAGAAGGCCGCCTTCATCATGCTCACCGCCCAGGGCGACCGGGCGCTGGTGACCAAGGCGGCGGCGCTGGGCGCCAACAACGTGCTGGCCAAGCCGTTCACGATTGAAAAGATGAAGGCGGCGATCGAGGCCGTGTTTGGGGCGTTGAAATGA
- a CDS encoding YbaK/EbsC family protein → MSLASVQAFFAEHAPDITVIELSQSTATVAEAADGHGVAAAQIAKTLALRVGPEVILIATRGDARLDNRKFKDRFKAKAKMLDLGEVEAETGHPVGGVCLFGLPRPLPVFCDVSLKAFDIVVPAAGAINAAVKIAPEQMAALTGADWIDVCA, encoded by the coding sequence ATGAGCCTAGCCTCCGTCCAAGCCTTTTTCGCCGAACACGCCCCCGACATCACCGTCATCGAGCTGTCGCAAAGCACGGCCACGGTGGCCGAAGCGGCAGACGGGCACGGGGTTGCGGCGGCCCAGATCGCCAAGACCCTGGCGCTGCGCGTCGGGCCGGAGGTGATCCTGATTGCGACCCGCGGCGACGCCCGGCTCGACAATCGCAAATTCAAGGATCGCTTCAAGGCGAAGGCCAAGATGCTGGACCTTGGTGAAGTGGAAGCCGAGACCGGGCATCCGGTCGGCGGCGTGTGCCTGTTCGGCCTGCCACGTCCCCTGCCGGTTTTTTGCGATGTCTCGCTGAAGGCCTTCGACATCGTCGTTCCCGCCGCCGGCGCCATCAATGCAGCGGTAAAGATCGCACCGGAGCAGATGGCGGCGCTGACGGGCGCCGACTGGATCGACGTCTGCGCCTGA
- a CDS encoding sigma-70 family RNA polymerase sigma factor yields the protein MDDRKSPFDVIGQIGALRRYARSLTRDPSDAEDLVQDALMRAYEKRPTFRTGGNLKAWLLSVLHNTHVDGLRRRRSLARRAEDAAYLQDEGRDGGQHDSVRLAQLRTAFAALPEEQRAALHLVAIDELSYQEAARVLNIPVGTLMSRIARARARLREFEDGVAPVTHLKIVGGTDNDRE from the coding sequence ATGGACGACAGGAAGAGCCCCTTTGACGTCATTGGCCAGATCGGCGCGCTGCGACGCTATGCGCGATCGCTGACGCGCGATCCCTCCGACGCGGAAGACCTGGTGCAGGATGCGCTGATGCGCGCCTACGAGAAGCGGCCGACCTTCAGGACCGGCGGCAACCTCAAGGCCTGGCTGCTCTCCGTGTTGCACAACACGCATGTGGACGGCCTGCGCCGCCGCCGGTCTTTGGCGCGCCGCGCCGAGGATGCCGCCTACCTGCAGGACGAGGGCCGCGACGGCGGCCAGCACGACAGCGTGCGGCTGGCCCAGCTGCGCACCGCCTTCGCCGCCCTGCCGGAGGAGCAGCGGGCAGCGCTGCATCTCGTCGCCATCGACGAGCTCAGCTACCAGGAAGCGGCAAGGGTTCTCAACATTCCGGTCGGCACGCTGATGTCGCGCATTGCGCGCGCCCGCGCCCGGCTGCGCGAATTCGAGGATGGCGTCGCCCCGGTGACGCATTTGAAGATCGTTGGAGGCACCGACAATGACCGCGAATGA
- a CDS encoding anti-sigma factor has translation MTANDPLGEPIVQSDLDAYVDGQLSAARRTAVEAYLASRPDAAARVMADLSLRGQLRQALGPAVDGGEARETREAARRLERALRTAHFGQRLQKIAAVGLLVAGGWAAGSALGPFRATEVVASEPPPAHVEEAVRAHETAVLREAMQSQPEGGTYDPEEIRAATAIVLPELPRDWTVVDAQIFPSRFGPSVELAIATPSEGPLSLFAVRPGAFAVKTVATFTIGSTQAASWQIGDVAYALVAARDGKAVLSEEAERLSRTLY, from the coding sequence ATGACCGCGAATGATCCGCTCGGCGAACCGATCGTCCAGTCCGACCTTGACGCCTATGTCGATGGCCAGCTCAGCGCCGCCCGCCGCACTGCCGTCGAGGCCTATCTCGCCAGCCGGCCGGATGCGGCAGCGCGGGTGATGGCGGATCTCAGCCTGCGCGGTCAGCTGCGCCAGGCGCTGGGGCCGGCTGTGGACGGCGGCGAGGCACGCGAGACCCGCGAGGCCGCCCGGCGGCTGGAGCGCGCGCTGCGCACCGCGCATTTCGGGCAACGTTTGCAGAAGATTGCCGCCGTGGGCCTGCTGGTGGCCGGCGGATGGGCGGCGGGCAGCGCGCTCGGCCCCTTCCGCGCCACCGAAGTGGTCGCCTCCGAACCGCCGCCGGCCCATGTCGAGGAAGCGGTGCGGGCGCACGAGACCGCCGTGCTGCGCGAAGCCATGCAGTCTCAGCCGGAAGGCGGCACCTATGATCCGGAAGAGATCCGCGCCGCGACCGCGATCGTGCTGCCGGAGCTGCCGCGCGACTGGACGGTGGTGGACGCCCAGATCTTTCCCTCGCGCTTCGGCCCGAGCGTCGAGCTCGCCATCGCCACGCCCAGCGAAGGCCCGCTGTCGCTCTTCGCCGTGCGGCCCGGCGCCTTTGCGGTGAAAACCGTCGCCACCTTCACCATCGGCAGCACGCAGGCCGCATCCTGGCAGATCGGCGACGTCGCCTATGCACTCGTTGCGGCCCGCGATGGAAAAGCTGTGCTTTCGGAAGAGGCCGAACGCCTGTCCCGCACGCTGTACTGA
- a CDS encoding chemotaxis protein CheA produces the protein MDMNEIKEIFFQECEEQLAELESGLLRLNDGDRDPETVNAVFRAVHSIKGGAGAFGLDDLVSFAHVFETTLDCVRSGKLEPTQEVLKVMLKSADVLADLTNCARDGGSVDEARSRQLIRELEALAHGTPLAPAAEAPAKAPAAKAPAAKAAAPAPAAPATNDEGFAPVAFSFDDFEGEAAASTLPLYEITFKPKDDLYRKGNEATLLLRDLARLGEMSIHCDTDSLPSLDQLNPENAYFSWKISLRTDKGEDAIRAVFEFAEWDCDLEVVETAEGADAAPGEDLPMQPVPFDLSALFDEHEHEPALGVVEEEEQIAAGEREAAVATADAASNVLQMASAAAKTADAARSSAASTANSAAGSAASAQQAAAAGQTIRVDLDRVDRLINLVGELVINQAMLSQSVIENDTNGTSSINMGLEELQQLTREIQDSVMAIRAQPVKPVFQRMARTVREIADITGKSVRLVTEGENTEVDKTVIDKLAEPLTHMIRNAVDHGLEMPEKRLALGKNPEGTVRLTAKHRSGRIIIELADDGAGINRERVRQKAIDNDLIAADANLSDEEIDNLIFHAGFSTAEKVSDLSGRGVGMDVVKRSIQALGGRINISSRPGHGSVFTMSLPLTLAVLDGMVVTVANQTLVVPLTAIVETLQPDQASIHSFGATQRLISIRNSFCPLVDVGRILNFRATQANPVEGVALLVESEGGGQRALMVDAIQGQRQVVIKSLEANYTHVPGIAAATILGDGRVALILDVDAVVAASRGQPLRMEMGLAAAG, from the coding sequence ATGGACATGAACGAAATCAAAGAGATTTTCTTCCAGGAATGCGAGGAACAACTCGCCGAACTGGAATCCGGTCTCTTGCGGCTGAACGATGGCGACCGGGACCCCGAAACCGTCAACGCCGTGTTCCGTGCCGTCCACTCGATCAAGGGTGGCGCCGGAGCCTTCGGCCTCGACGACCTTGTCTCCTTTGCGCATGTATTTGAAACGACGCTCGACTGCGTTCGCTCCGGCAAGCTGGAACCGACGCAGGAGGTGCTGAAGGTCATGCTGAAGTCGGCCGACGTCCTGGCCGACCTGACCAACTGCGCCCGCGACGGCGGCAGTGTCGACGAGGCGCGCTCCCGACAGCTGATCCGCGAGCTGGAAGCCCTAGCGCATGGCACGCCGCTGGCGCCTGCCGCCGAAGCGCCCGCCAAGGCGCCTGCCGCAAAGGCGCCCGCTGCGAAGGCCGCCGCGCCGGCGCCTGCCGCGCCCGCAACCAACGACGAAGGCTTCGCGCCCGTCGCCTTTTCCTTCGACGATTTCGAGGGAGAGGCGGCTGCGTCGACCCTGCCGCTCTACGAAATCACCTTCAAACCGAAGGATGATCTCTATCGCAAGGGCAATGAGGCGACACTGCTTCTGCGCGACCTCGCGCGCCTCGGCGAGATGAGCATCCATTGCGACACCGACAGCCTGCCCAGCCTCGACCAGCTGAACCCGGAGAATGCCTATTTCTCCTGGAAGATCTCGCTGCGCACCGACAAGGGCGAGGATGCGATCCGTGCCGTCTTCGAATTCGCCGAATGGGATTGCGACCTCGAAGTGGTGGAAACCGCCGAGGGCGCCGACGCCGCACCTGGCGAAGACCTGCCGATGCAGCCGGTTCCCTTCGATCTCTCGGCCCTCTTCGATGAGCACGAGCACGAGCCGGCGCTTGGCGTCGTCGAGGAAGAAGAGCAGATCGCGGCCGGAGAGCGCGAAGCGGCGGTCGCCACCGCCGATGCGGCCAGCAACGTCCTGCAGATGGCAAGCGCGGCTGCCAAGACGGCGGATGCCGCCCGGTCTTCGGCAGCAAGCACGGCCAATTCCGCAGCCGGTTCGGCAGCCTCCGCCCAGCAGGCCGCCGCTGCCGGCCAGACGATCCGCGTCGATCTCGATCGCGTCGACCGCCTGATCAACCTCGTCGGCGAGCTCGTCATCAACCAGGCCATGCTCTCCCAGAGCGTGATCGAAAACGACACCAACGGTACGTCCTCGATCAATATGGGTCTCGAAGAGCTGCAGCAGCTCACCCGCGAGATCCAGGACTCGGTGATGGCCATCCGCGCCCAGCCGGTGAAGCCGGTGTTCCAGCGCATGGCCCGCACGGTGCGCGAAATCGCCGATATCACCGGCAAGTCGGTCCGCCTCGTCACCGAGGGCGAAAACACCGAAGTGGACAAGACGGTCATCGACAAGCTGGCCGAGCCGTTGACCCACATGATCCGCAACGCCGTCGACCATGGTCTGGAAATGCCGGAGAAGCGCCTCGCGCTCGGCAAGAATCCGGAAGGCACGGTGCGGCTGACCGCAAAGCATCGCTCCGGCCGCATCATCATCGAACTGGCCGACGATGGCGCCGGCATCAACCGCGAGCGCGTCCGCCAGAAGGCGATCGACAACGACCTGATCGCGGCCGATGCCAATCTGTCCGACGAGGAGATCGACAACCTGATCTTCCACGCCGGCTTCTCGACCGCCGAGAAGGTTTCGGACCTCTCCGGCCGCGGGGTCGGCATGGACGTGGTCAAGCGCTCGATCCAGGCGCTCGGCGGCCGGATCAACATCTCCTCGCGCCCCGGCCATGGCTCGGTCTTCACCATGAGCCTGCCGCTGACGCTCGCCGTCCTCGACGGCATGGTGGTGACGGTGGCCAACCAGACGCTGGTCGTGCCGCTGACGGCGATCGTCGAGACGCTGCAGCCCGACCAGGCCTCGATCCATTCCTTCGGGGCCACGCAGCGGCTCATCTCGATCCGCAACTCCTTCTGCCCGCTCGTCGATGTCGGCCGGATCCTCAACTTCCGCGCCACGCAGGCCAATCCGGTTGAAGGCGTCGCGCTCCTGGTGGAATCCGAAGGCGGCGGCCAGCGCGCGCTCATGGTCGATGCGATCCAGGGCCAGCGGCAGGTCGTGATCAAGAGCCTGGAAGCCAACTACACGCATGTGCCGGGCATTGCCGCCGCCACCATTCTCGGCGACGGCCGCGTGGCACTGATCTTGGATGTGGATGCGGTGGTCGCCGCCTCGCGCGGCCAGCCACTGCGCATGGAAATGGGTTTGGCAGCAGCGGGTTAA
- a CDS encoding globin-coupled sensor protein produces MEQEAAEQSRRAQAGSLVERLRFAGLDTVETETLRRHRPMLQAQVETGLRDLFQRLQSSSDAARQFTSDRQFDRLHDLYSAHWSVLTDARFDSLYAERVKVRSDAESRMALDPRWQLAGQAVVLEHLVLAAVENFWPKSLMSGKGKRAELTTLLSALIRTVFVDTEIGVSLRFNELRVASQRQVADMRASTEADLTAAVAAVAEALVAEDLTVRLAETAPAALAETATDLNAGLDAIEASFLQIETGLAGAKDRAAGLGDDAAGIARAAESGSHALERAGAGIAELSGKLVDSAEESQAAEKSVVAAQGSVEQSGEIAGLAISAMADIEASAEKIGQIIGVIDEIAFQTNLLALNAGIEAARAGESGRGFAVVAQEVRALAQRSGDAAREIKQLVSSTKAQVEAGVERVGRTQNAISRIVEEVRAINLAVSGIARKASEEIADLGQLRGEIETASRDMRAVHEDAARTAGEGAALASVLVELAGSTHRFTLRREPVSPRGAARPARAAASRSLPARPDLETAGDDAFLSTPLRALGGRA; encoded by the coding sequence GTGGAGCAGGAAGCGGCAGAACAATCTCGGAGGGCGCAGGCGGGCAGCCTGGTCGAGCGCCTGAGATTTGCCGGCCTCGACACGGTCGAGACCGAGACCTTGCGTCGTCATCGCCCCATGCTGCAGGCCCAGGTCGAAACCGGCTTGCGCGATCTGTTTCAGCGCCTGCAATCCTCCTCCGATGCAGCGCGCCAGTTTACCAGCGACCGGCAGTTCGACCGGCTGCATGATCTCTACTCCGCCCACTGGAGCGTGCTGACCGACGCGCGCTTCGACAGCCTCTATGCCGAGCGGGTCAAGGTGCGCTCCGATGCGGAAAGCCGGATGGCGCTCGATCCGCGCTGGCAGCTGGCGGGCCAGGCGGTCGTGCTCGAGCACCTCGTGCTCGCCGCCGTGGAAAACTTCTGGCCGAAGAGCCTGATGAGCGGCAAGGGCAAGCGTGCCGAACTGACGACGCTGCTCTCCGCGCTCATCCGCACGGTCTTCGTCGATACGGAAATCGGCGTGTCGCTGCGCTTCAACGAACTGCGCGTCGCCTCGCAGCGCCAGGTCGCCGACATGCGCGCCTCGACGGAAGCGGATCTGACCGCCGCCGTTGCCGCCGTGGCCGAGGCGCTGGTCGCCGAAGACCTGACCGTCCGCCTTGCCGAAACCGCCCCGGCCGCGCTGGCCGAAACCGCCACCGACCTCAATGCCGGCCTCGATGCGATCGAGGCGAGCTTCCTGCAGATCGAGACGGGTCTTGCTGGCGCAAAGGACCGCGCGGCCGGTCTTGGCGACGACGCGGCCGGCATCGCGCGTGCTGCCGAGAGCGGGAGCCACGCCCTCGAACGGGCAGGGGCCGGCATCGCCGAACTATCCGGCAAGCTGGTAGACAGCGCCGAGGAAAGCCAGGCCGCAGAAAAGAGTGTCGTGGCCGCACAGGGCTCGGTCGAGCAGAGCGGCGAGATCGCCGGGCTGGCCATCTCCGCCATGGCCGATATCGAAGCCTCGGCCGAGAAGATCGGCCAGATCATCGGCGTGATCGACGAAATTGCCTTCCAGACCAATCTTCTGGCGCTCAATGCCGGGATCGAGGCGGCGCGGGCCGGCGAAAGCGGCCGCGGCTTTGCCGTCGTCGCGCAGGAGGTGCGGGCGCTCGCCCAGCGCTCCGGAGATGCGGCGCGCGAGATCAAGCAGCTCGTGTCCTCGACCAAGGCGCAGGTGGAAGCCGGCGTCGAGCGCGTCGGACGCACCCAGAACGCCATCAGCCGCATCGTCGAGGAAGTGCGCGCCATCAACCTGGCGGTCTCCGGCATCGCCCGCAAGGCCAGCGAGGAGATCGCCGATCTCGGTCAGTTGCGCGGCGAGATCGAAACGGCGAGCCGCGACATGCGCGCGGTCCATGAAGATGCGGCCCGGACGGCCGGCGAGGGGGCGGCGCTCGCCTCCGTTCTCGTCGAACTCGCAGGCAGCACCCATCGCTTCACCCTGCGCCGTGAACCCGTTTCGCCACGCGGCGCGGCGCGCCCGGCGCGCGCTGCGGCGTCCCGGTCCCTTCCGGCCCGTCCGGACCTGGAGACTGCAGGCGACGATGCCTTTCTCTCCACACCCTTGAGAGCCCTTGGAGGACGAGCATGA
- the cheR gene encoding protein-glutamate O-methyltransferase CheR, with protein sequence MNRMAAIDTKLSPDECLASGEYPLTRRDLTEIAAMIYADAGIFLNESKASLVYSRLSKHIRNLGLSGFREYCTLVASPAGAAERRDMLSHLTTNFTRFFRENHHFDHLRDTVLPGLISRAKAGGRVRIWSAACSDGQEPYSIALTLLSVLPNAADYDIRILATDIDPKILAIARAGAYDFNALETVSPAMRKQYFSQVSMNGREKWQVDDRLKKLITFNELNLMAQWPFKGPFDVIFCRNVVIYFDEPTQMKIWSRFASMLDTGGHLYIGHSERVSGDAKAVFDNTGITTYRYTGKHMGGRA encoded by the coding sequence ATGAACAGAATGGCCGCCATCGACACGAAACTGTCGCCTGACGAATGTCTGGCGAGCGGAGAATATCCGCTGACCCGGCGCGACCTCACGGAGATTGCGGCGATGATCTATGCGGATGCCGGGATCTTCCTCAACGAGAGCAAGGCCTCGCTCGTCTATTCGCGGCTGTCCAAGCATATCCGCAACCTGGGGCTGAGCGGCTTCCGGGAGTATTGCACGCTGGTCGCTTCCCCCGCAGGTGCCGCCGAACGGCGGGACATGCTGTCGCACCTGACCACCAACTTCACCCGTTTCTTCCGGGAGAACCATCATTTCGACCATCTGCGCGATACCGTGCTGCCGGGTCTGATCAGCCGGGCAAAGGCCGGCGGACGCGTGCGCATCTGGTCGGCCGCCTGTTCGGACGGCCAGGAGCCCTATTCGATCGCGCTGACGCTCCTGTCGGTGCTGCCCAATGCCGCCGACTACGACATCCGCATCCTGGCGACCGACATCGACCCGAAGATCCTGGCGATCGCCCGGGCCGGGGCTTATGACTTCAACGCACTGGAAACGGTCTCGCCGGCCATGCGCAAGCAGTATTTCTCGCAGGTCTCGATGAACGGACGCGAGAAGTGGCAGGTCGATGATCGGCTGAAGAAGCTCATCACCTTCAACGAGCTGAACCTGATGGCGCAATGGCCCTTCAAGGGTCCGTTCGACGTGATCTTCTGCCGCAACGTGGTGATCTATTTCGACGAGCCGACTCAGATGAAGATCTGGTCGCGCTTCGCCTCGATGCTCGATACGGGGGGCCACCTCTATATCGGCCATTCCGAACGGGTGTCGGGCGACGCCAAGGCGGTTTTCGACAACACCGGCATCACAACCTATCGCTACACGGGCAAACACATGGGAGGCAGGGCATGA
- the cheY1 gene encoding chemotaxis response regulator CheY1, with the protein MKKKVLTVDDSRTIRNMLLVTLNNAGFETIQAEDGIEGLEVLEDANPDVIVTDINMPRLDGFGFIEGVRRNEKYRAIPILVLTTESDAEKKNRARQAGATGWIVKPFDPTKLIDAIERVTA; encoded by the coding sequence ATGAAAAAGAAGGTTCTCACCGTCGACGATTCGCGCACGATCCGGAACATGCTTCTGGTCACGCTCAACAATGCCGGGTTCGAGACCATCCAGGCGGAAGATGGCATCGAGGGGCTGGAAGTCCTCGAAGATGCCAATCCGGATGTGATCGTCACCGACATCAACATGCCGCGTCTCGATGGCTTCGGCTTCATCGAAGGGGTCCGCCGCAACGAGAAGTATCGGGCCATTCCGATCCTGGTGCTGACGACGGAAAGCGACGCGGAAAAGAAGAACCGCGCCCGCCAGGCCGGCGCTACCGGCTGGATCGTCAAGCCCTTCGATCCGACGAAGCTGATCGACGCCATCGAGCGCGTCACGGCCTGA